A genomic window from Candidatus Pelagisphaera phototrophica includes:
- a CDS encoding sialidase family protein, with the protein MKSVNIILICASALSSVIAPLTAEDQEPFHYEIRPLFENGKHLGKVYRFRNVGLIQCPNGDLLAFVEARYGVSDHSQKDVLMRRSTDRGITWGPYEAVWGHLEEDHAGWKDPAPVVDETTGRLFYFMNTNESEKRLFYITSDDSGYTWSDPIRIPDSLLRPEWKRWRNNPGPGIQLKVGTYKDRMLIPGHIVTHEDRHFSVVWYSDDHGESWQVSETAVQGSDEVSIVELSDGRVLMNIRSHGELDPGLDPDYRNFMYSDDGGESWYGLETIRDLPWESGHGSITRMETKDGTRLFAFHPVVFKRRDLTCFVSYDEGKTWPFRRVIHEAGGYSSVVVMDNYDIALAHNHGHAGRDGIDFVRFNLSWLTDGREHVNEPLQTLPKISTNEKLRTIWREDFDLSDGVIHDDGATAWTTLGTGGVATSNGKIRALNTEGETVWQSEKINIEKVDRISIAVDAIKIGRLGSSDSLGVYYQFGNEREELIESLSFSSDPQEDFETYQVLQDDIDVSGQQQVQVVIRARVAGVDKALYWDRVRVSVP; encoded by the coding sequence ATGAAATCCGTTAACATAATACTCATCTGTGCATCGGCCCTTTCTTCTGTAATTGCTCCGCTGACTGCGGAGGATCAAGAACCCTTCCATTACGAGATTCGTCCGCTGTTCGAGAATGGCAAGCATCTTGGTAAGGTCTATCGATTCAGAAATGTAGGACTGATCCAATGTCCCAATGGAGACTTATTGGCGTTTGTAGAAGCACGCTATGGGGTGAGCGATCACAGTCAGAAGGATGTGCTCATGCGCCGCAGTACAGACCGTGGCATCACTTGGGGACCTTACGAAGCAGTGTGGGGACACTTGGAGGAAGACCATGCAGGATGGAAAGATCCGGCTCCAGTGGTGGACGAGACGACCGGTCGGCTGTTCTACTTCATGAATACCAACGAGAGCGAGAAACGGCTCTTTTATATAACCTCCGACGACAGCGGTTATACTTGGTCCGACCCGATCCGAATTCCGGACAGTTTGCTCCGTCCTGAGTGGAAGCGTTGGCGCAACAATCCCGGCCCAGGCATTCAACTGAAAGTCGGAACATACAAAGACCGCATGCTCATCCCCGGGCACATCGTGACTCATGAAGACCGTCATTTCTCGGTCGTTTGGTACAGCGATGATCACGGCGAATCATGGCAAGTGAGTGAAACGGCGGTACAGGGCTCGGATGAGGTGAGCATCGTCGAGCTAAGCGATGGGCGCGTATTGATGAATATTCGTTCGCATGGGGAATTGGACCCTGGGTTGGATCCGGACTACCGGAACTTCATGTACAGTGACGATGGCGGTGAGTCCTGGTATGGGTTGGAAACCATTCGCGATCTGCCCTGGGAATCCGGCCACGGATCCATCACGCGTATGGAAACTAAAGATGGGACCCGCCTTTTTGCCTTTCACCCGGTGGTGTTTAAACGCAGGGACTTGACCTGCTTTGTCAGCTATGACGAAGGAAAGACCTGGCCGTTCAGGCGAGTCATCCACGAAGCGGGTGGCTATAGCTCAGTGGTTGTAATGGACAACTACGACATCGCCCTGGCACACAATCACGGACATGCGGGTAGGGACGGAATTGATTTTGTACGCTTCAATCTAAGTTGGCTCACAGACGGACGCGAGCATGTGAACGAACCTCTGCAAACACTGCCAAAGATTTCGACAAATGAAAAACTAAGGACAATATGGCGTGAAGACTTCGATCTGTCCGACGGAGTCATTCATGACGATGGAGCCACGGCCTGGACCACTCTTGGGACCGGAGGGGTAGCGACAAGCAACGGTAAGATTCGTGCCCTGAACACCGAAGGGGAAACCGTCTGGCAAAGTGAGAAAATCAATATCGAAAAAGTGGACCGCATATCCATCGCGGTGGACGCCATTAAGATTGGGCGCCTCGGGTCATCTGATTCTCTGGGGGTGTATTACCAATTTGGCAACGAAAGAGAAGAACTGATCGAGTCGCTGAGTTTCTCATCCGATCCACAAGAAGACTTCGAAACGTATCAAGTCCTGCAAGACGACATAGATGTTTCGGGGCAGCAGCAGGTACAGGTCGTTATTCGCGCACGGGTTGCCGGGGTCGACAAGGCTCTTTATTGGGACCGTGTTCGTGTGAGTGTACCCTAG
- a CDS encoding sulfatase encodes MRIGHRIKLTLILGFGLHFGGYRKSRGSVALAIFVGAFFFLIQFPVLARPNILFILVDDLAWTDLGSYGHPWHHSPHIDRLATEGMRFTQAYSPAPICSSARASILTGKTPARLGLEFVVKAEPGEQIIEPPQLLKTPPFTVALELREETIAETLQQANYQTAYFGKWHLNPHYQGRYLGWSPSHGPQRQGFAIAEEDFGSHPYSKTRLSVLSEEGRYHRDGITERAIRFLEESRDEPFFLIVSHFFVHTPVQSPYAWLKDKYENKIPKDAPNRALRIEYAAFVETLDHHVGQLLKGLDERGHRESTLVVFISDNGGHPEYASHAPLRGSKWNLYEGGIRVPLLVRWPNHIARGAVSDTPVVGYDLFSTFREVVGAPEGSLEKSRDGLSLTPLFEDPGQDFDRALYWHFPYYHPEGPKFGNATLDIGVDDFSVSQTRPHSAIRKGNYKLLYFQEQGDSELYELNEDPSELNNLSHLLPAKTTELRNELQSYLTQANARQARLP; translated from the coding sequence ATGCGGATCGGGCACAGGATAAAGCTCACTCTAATTCTAGGCTTTGGCTTGCACTTTGGTGGCTACCGAAAATCGCGAGGTAGCGTCGCTCTCGCAATTTTCGTAGGAGCTTTCTTCTTTCTAATTCAGTTCCCGGTCCTTGCCCGGCCCAATATTCTCTTCATTCTTGTCGACGATCTAGCGTGGACCGATCTTGGATCTTACGGCCACCCCTGGCACCACTCTCCTCATATTGATAGACTGGCGACGGAAGGAATGCGTTTTACCCAGGCCTATTCGCCGGCTCCCATCTGTTCTTCAGCTAGGGCAAGCATTCTTACGGGGAAAACTCCTGCCCGGCTTGGGCTGGAATTTGTAGTGAAAGCTGAACCGGGAGAACAGATCATCGAGCCTCCTCAACTACTTAAAACACCCCCGTTTACCGTGGCGCTTGAACTTCGCGAGGAGACTATTGCCGAAACGTTGCAGCAGGCAAATTACCAAACTGCCTATTTCGGCAAATGGCATCTAAATCCACATTATCAGGGACGCTATTTGGGCTGGAGTCCGAGTCACGGCCCGCAACGACAAGGCTTCGCAATCGCTGAGGAGGATTTCGGGTCCCATCCCTACAGCAAAACAAGGCTCTCAGTATTGAGCGAGGAAGGCCGGTATCATAGAGATGGAATAACCGAGCGGGCGATTCGATTTCTGGAGGAATCCCGCGATGAGCCGTTCTTCCTCATCGTTTCTCACTTTTTCGTGCATACACCGGTTCAGTCACCCTACGCATGGTTGAAAGACAAGTATGAAAACAAGATTCCCAAAGATGCACCTAATCGCGCGTTACGGATCGAATACGCTGCCTTCGTTGAAACGCTTGATCATCATGTGGGACAATTGCTGAAAGGACTGGACGAAAGGGGTCACAGAGAATCCACCCTGGTGGTTTTCATCTCTGACAATGGAGGCCATCCGGAATACGCCTCCCACGCTCCATTGCGCGGTTCCAAATGGAATCTATACGAAGGTGGGATTCGTGTGCCTTTGTTGGTTCGGTGGCCAAACCATATTGCTCGAGGAGCCGTGAGCGATACCCCAGTCGTTGGATACGACTTGTTTTCTACCTTTCGCGAAGTGGTCGGAGCGCCTGAGGGCTCACTTGAAAAGAGTAGAGATGGTCTTAGCCTGACGCCATTATTTGAGGATCCCGGCCAAGATTTCGATAGAGCCTTGTATTGGCATTTTCCATATTACCATCCCGAAGGCCCCAAGTTTGGCAACGCGACTCTGGATATCGGAGTGGATGATTTTTCAGTCAGCCAGACCCGACCTCATTCCGCTATACGCAAAGGAAACTATAAACTGTTGTATTTTCAGGAACAGGGAGACTCAGAACTTTACGAATTGAACGAAGATCCGTCTGAGCTCAACAACCTCAGCCATTTACTTCCCGCAAAAACAACCGAGCTTCGTAACGAGCTTCAATCGTATTTGACCCAGGCGAACGCCAGGCAGGCAAGACTGCCTTAA
- a CDS encoding DJ-1/PfpI family protein has translation MSNNFQMPRSDVTLKIPIMPKILMPIGDATEALDTFYPYYRLPEDDYEVVVAGPEARLYHTVLHEIPPNPDVPWDITQERPGYHLKADIAFRDLRAEEYAGAFISGGRAPEYIRYDKDLQRCVREIAKAGKPIACICHGIEILTAADCIQGKRVTTVPKCAMDAEQGGATYVDDDVVFDGLLVTGRGYAENTVVVKEFLRLLKAAED, from the coding sequence ATGTCAAATAATTTCCAAATGCCGCGAAGCGACGTCACTTTAAAGATCCCTATCATGCCCAAGATCCTAATGCCCATCGGAGACGCCACCGAGGCACTCGACACTTTTTATCCGTATTACCGTCTTCCCGAGGATGACTACGAAGTCGTCGTCGCAGGCCCGGAAGCGAGGCTTTACCATACGGTGCTCCACGAGATCCCGCCCAATCCAGATGTGCCGTGGGACATCACCCAGGAGCGTCCGGGCTACCACCTCAAAGCCGACATCGCCTTCCGCGATTTGCGGGCCGAAGAATATGCGGGTGCCTTCATCTCAGGCGGCCGGGCGCCGGAATACATTCGCTATGACAAGGACCTGCAACGCTGCGTTCGGGAAATCGCGAAAGCCGGTAAACCGATCGCTTGCATCTGCCACGGAATCGAAATTCTCACCGCCGCCGATTGTATTCAAGGCAAACGTGTCACTACAGTTCCCAAATGCGCCATGGATGCCGAACAAGGCGGAGCTACCTACGTGGACGATGACGTGGTCTTCGACGGCCTCCTAGTAACGGGACGCGGTTACGCCGAAAACACAGTGGTGGTGAAGGAATTCCTTCGACTGCTAAAGGCCGCCGAAGACTGA
- a CDS encoding sodium:solute symporter gives MGCWFARKSGKPEGFMAAGRSLPGWAVGLSIFGTYVSSIGFLGNTGKAYGGTWNSWVFGLSLPIAAVIAVRWFIPLYRGSSEVSAYYHLEKRFGPWARTYALVCYLMSQLARIGTILYLVALALSPLTGWDIKTIILVTGVLVTAYTLLGGIEAVIWTDVVQSFVLIAGAFLCAGLILTGMPEGSGQLFEIAKENGKFSLGSFSLSPGSFTLPQPTFWIVLIYGVFINIQNFGIDQSFVQRYATAKSDRAAKSSVWLAALLFPVMSALFFFIGTGLFSLYEANPEMLNEVRTQVVVTQLAQDGLTATNDLIAAKAAALSAAEVGDKVLPHFIVNKLPIGLAGLLIAAIFAAAMSSMDTSLNSSATLYLCDIHKRYFRPEAGDRESMRILHGATLIVGIAGTLTALAMLRVKSALDAWWNLQGIFTGGMLGLFLLGLISRKARNPHAIISVVVGALLILWLSLSKTGLWPDRISGWANPLHSFMTIILGTSSIVLLGALVGHFADKRTGSSERREDQNVK, from the coding sequence ATGGGGTGTTGGTTCGCGCGTAAAAGCGGCAAGCCCGAGGGATTCATGGCGGCGGGACGCTCGCTGCCGGGATGGGCGGTTGGGCTTTCGATTTTCGGTACCTATGTCAGCAGCATCGGGTTTCTAGGCAACACCGGCAAGGCCTATGGTGGAACATGGAATTCATGGGTATTTGGATTATCACTACCTATCGCGGCGGTCATCGCAGTCCGTTGGTTTATCCCGCTTTACAGAGGCAGCTCTGAGGTCTCCGCCTACTACCATCTAGAAAAGCGCTTCGGACCCTGGGCACGAACTTATGCCTTGGTCTGCTACCTTATGTCCCAGCTTGCCCGCATCGGAACGATTCTTTATCTCGTTGCTTTGGCCCTCTCGCCTCTCACAGGCTGGGACATTAAGACTATCATCCTAGTGACCGGCGTTCTTGTGACCGCTTACACTTTGCTCGGGGGAATCGAAGCCGTAATCTGGACGGATGTCGTGCAAAGTTTTGTTCTAATAGCGGGCGCCTTTCTCTGCGCCGGATTGATTCTCACCGGAATGCCCGAGGGCTCTGGCCAGTTGTTCGAAATCGCTAAAGAAAACGGTAAATTCAGCCTAGGCAGTTTCAGCCTCAGCCCCGGGTCTTTCACCCTACCGCAGCCCACTTTCTGGATTGTCCTAATCTACGGCGTATTCATCAATATCCAGAACTTCGGAATCGATCAAAGCTTCGTGCAGCGTTATGCCACCGCGAAGTCCGATCGTGCCGCGAAGTCTAGCGTCTGGCTCGCCGCCCTGCTGTTTCCCGTCATGTCGGCCCTGTTTTTCTTCATCGGAACGGGTCTGTTCAGTCTCTATGAAGCGAATCCTGAAATGCTGAATGAAGTCAGGACACAGGTTGTGGTTACCCAATTGGCCCAGGACGGGCTTACGGCAACCAACGACCTCATTGCCGCTAAAGCCGCTGCTCTATCGGCCGCCGAGGTCGGTGACAAAGTTCTGCCTCACTTTATCGTCAATAAACTGCCCATCGGACTCGCGGGCCTGCTGATCGCCGCCATTTTTGCAGCCGCGATGAGCAGCATGGACACGAGTTTGAACAGCTCCGCGACCCTTTATCTTTGCGACATCCACAAGCGCTACTTCCGCCCCGAAGCCGGCGACAGGGAATCGATGCGCATCCTTCATGGGGCGACGTTGATTGTCGGCATAGCCGGCACGCTGACCGCCTTGGCGATGTTGCGCGTCAAGAGCGCACTAGACGCCTGGTGGAACCTCCAGGGCATCTTCACCGGCGGCATGCTCGGGCTGTTTCTTCTCGGCCTGATTTCGCGAAAGGCCCGGAATCCGCATGCCATTATTTCCGTCGTCGTTGGGGCGCTTTTGATCCTCTGGCTGTCGCTTTCTAAAACCGGGCTTTGGCCTGACAGAATATCCGGTTGGGCGAATCCGCTTCACTCCTTCATGACAATCATTTTGGGCACCAGTTCGATCGTGCTACTCGGCGCACTGGTAGGCCATTTTGCCGATAAGCGAACAGGTAGCTCTGAGCGCCGCGAAGATCAAAATGTCAAATAA
- a CDS encoding Gfo/Idh/MocA family protein codes for MKRRTFLTIASLSLLVSKLPAKASRSRRAAVIGHTGRGNYGHGLDVVWQKIPGVEIVGVADADSKGLQKALDRLKIERGFSDYRKMLSELRPEFVSVAPRHPDQHMQMALAAIENGVKGLYVEKPFCRTPAEADHILNAAEKHGAKVAVAHRNRYHPTLPIIDKLIADGEIGRLLEIRGHGLGDRRGGGEDLWVLGGHVFNLFQRFGGEPESCSGTILQNGKPVTRKDVVNGAEGLGLLAGNEIHARWRLNSGVTASYTTFAEDGSDKKGYAARLIGTKGAIAIHIDRDPIAWLCPGNPFDPASRSNDRIPITSAGLSQTEIQPGLIASVHDHTLAIQDLIDAVDDDRDPLCDGRQGAMAVEMTCSIFESHLQNGAWVPLPLTERDNPLSRL; via the coding sequence ATGAAGCGCCGCACTTTCCTCACTATCGCATCGCTCTCCCTTCTTGTATCCAAACTTCCTGCCAAGGCTTCTCGCTCGCGCCGAGCCGCGGTGATTGGGCACACAGGGCGAGGCAACTACGGGCACGGGCTAGATGTCGTCTGGCAAAAAATTCCGGGTGTCGAGATCGTCGGTGTCGCCGACGCTGACTCCAAAGGGCTCCAGAAAGCGTTGGACCGGCTCAAAATCGAACGAGGCTTCAGCGACTATCGTAAAATGCTCTCGGAACTACGCCCGGAGTTTGTATCCGTCGCACCCCGACACCCAGACCAGCATATGCAAATGGCACTCGCCGCTATCGAAAACGGCGTGAAGGGGCTCTACGTCGAAAAACCCTTCTGCCGCACACCGGCCGAGGCCGACCATATCCTCAACGCAGCGGAAAAACACGGTGCTAAAGTCGCTGTTGCCCATCGCAATCGCTATCACCCCACTCTGCCAATAATCGATAAACTGATCGCTGACGGCGAGATCGGCCGCCTATTGGAGATCAGGGGTCACGGACTGGGTGACAGACGCGGCGGCGGTGAAGACTTGTGGGTGCTCGGTGGCCACGTTTTCAACCTGTTTCAGCGCTTTGGTGGCGAGCCAGAATCATGTTCGGGCACGATTCTGCAAAACGGTAAACCGGTGACGCGCAAAGACGTGGTAAACGGAGCCGAAGGGCTTGGACTCCTGGCCGGAAACGAAATCCACGCCCGCTGGCGACTCAACAGTGGTGTCACTGCTTCTTACACCACCTTTGCCGAAGACGGATCTGATAAGAAAGGATATGCAGCGCGACTGATCGGAACCAAAGGTGCTATTGCCATCCATATCGATCGCGACCCGATCGCCTGGCTCTGCCCCGGGAACCCCTTCGATCCTGCCTCGCGAAGTAACGACCGCATTCCCATTACCAGCGCGGGGCTTAGCCAGACGGAGATTCAGCCGGGTCTCATCGCGAGCGTACACGATCACACACTCGCGATCCAGGATTTGATCGACGCCGTTGACGATGATCGCGACCCCCTTTGCGACGGTCGCCAAGGAGCCATGGCTGTCGAAATGACCTGCAGCATTTTTGAGTCGCACCTCCAAAACGGAGCCTGGGTTCCCCTCCCCTTGACCGAGCGCGACAATCCCTTAAGCAGACTTTGA
- a CDS encoding TonB-dependent siderophore receptor, translated as MKLQTRLKNPIKWIIPVHLIAVSICFGQENGEVFELSPFSVTTDGDIEYTSQNSISATRTNVGIKNLPQSIVVFNQDLLDDTNLVSLTGILDMDASFVNGFSSEDGVSGEIRARGMGVSSGSVLLVDGFESLATNSIIPIVGVERIEILKGPNAVLYGETSPAGVINRISKRPSFDRAFGSITAAIGDPNTNSKYSTDFSIDYSTPLDLKFFPEEWGEFAFRTEIQDATRALVKDQATAKAFTSYNALSWRKGNTSLDLDLTYGRTAADVPWAIGIMVDNGGLGADGFATGTRKYGFNKPDGSFHKIDEAHGLRYTPSGTRTGDDDARKTENFTYRADFQHRFSEGVSFRSQLKYEDFKIDRMENLILSGSDEWPVNKHPDTGNLVIGYTNPDTGEFLLGNRPGRVYGLEKFDGAIGALDWLVPRRPRYRHEDRQRIDMRNEFLIETETGGLKHNLLVGYQIQGDRGSRTRVEVRNPGSFPNPEDVANYPEDGKWEFVSTIDPVGGGPLNFPASSYHDAQTGGAFVPRADYTQIRPNNVGKDTSSIYINDLISAMDDRLYINLGYRVQKDKDVRSSNVREADGDPITLGALYHLNDERSVSIYANGNATFQPVYTVSDDGYDLPPITGDQFEFGVKVDLGAQAGKRPGLLTGNLTYFELEMVNLPVNISEDETQNIYRPSGVGRTSEGMELSFSSNPSRGLRIFGSMAYLFDSENPALVRRGSDEATVNSISGGKLWPENVSQFVVNALARYQVLEGGMKGSFVSLGLRYNSKRNSEVDFGGGLTRALPYLYNVPSETKLNLGLGKEFERERSTWRVALFVDNLTDVLSTGRSINFKSSFDPGRTIRLQFKNNF; from the coding sequence ATGAAACTTCAAACAAGACTAAAAAACCCAATAAAGTGGATTATTCCTGTTCACCTTATTGCAGTATCCATCTGTTTTGGCCAAGAAAACGGTGAGGTTTTTGAACTAAGTCCATTCTCCGTAACGACGGATGGGGACATCGAGTATACGAGCCAAAACTCAATATCTGCCACGCGAACGAATGTAGGGATCAAAAACCTCCCTCAATCGATCGTCGTATTCAATCAAGACCTTCTTGATGACACTAATCTTGTTAGTTTGACCGGCATCTTGGACATGGATGCGTCCTTCGTGAATGGATTTTCGTCAGAAGACGGTGTGAGCGGTGAAATACGTGCTCGGGGTATGGGGGTGTCCTCCGGTTCAGTTCTATTAGTCGACGGTTTTGAATCTTTAGCGACGAACTCCATTATACCGATAGTAGGAGTTGAACGTATTGAAATTCTCAAAGGACCGAATGCAGTGCTGTATGGCGAGACGAGTCCTGCTGGCGTAATAAACAGAATTAGCAAACGTCCGAGTTTCGACCGAGCTTTTGGATCGATTACCGCGGCTATCGGCGACCCCAACACAAATTCGAAATATTCAACCGATTTTTCGATAGATTACTCAACCCCATTAGATTTGAAGTTTTTTCCGGAAGAATGGGGCGAATTCGCATTTCGTACAGAAATACAGGATGCGACGAGGGCACTCGTGAAGGATCAGGCAACAGCAAAGGCTTTTACATCCTATAACGCTCTTAGCTGGCGGAAGGGAAATACATCTTTAGACCTTGATCTTACGTATGGAAGAACAGCCGCCGACGTTCCATGGGCAATTGGTATAATGGTTGATAATGGTGGTTTGGGTGCCGACGGCTTCGCAACTGGGACAAGAAAATATGGGTTCAATAAGCCGGATGGTTCCTTTCATAAAATCGATGAAGCTCACGGTCTACGCTACACTCCAAGTGGAACAAGAACAGGTGATGATGATGCAAGAAAAACCGAGAACTTTACTTATAGAGCGGATTTTCAGCATCGTTTTAGCGAAGGGGTCTCGTTCCGCTCGCAGCTAAAATATGAAGATTTCAAGATCGACCGGATGGAGAACTTGATTTTATCTGGGTCAGATGAGTGGCCGGTTAATAAGCATCCAGACACTGGTAATTTAGTTATTGGATACACAAATCCAGATACAGGAGAATTTTTGCTAGGGAATCGGCCAGGGCGGGTATACGGATTAGAAAAATTCGACGGAGCTATCGGGGCATTAGACTGGTTAGTTCCAAGACGACCTAGATATCGACATGAAGACCGCCAGCGTATCGATATGAGGAATGAATTTCTGATCGAAACAGAAACAGGCGGCTTAAAACATAATCTACTGGTGGGCTACCAAATACAGGGCGACCGGGGAAGTCGCACTAGAGTCGAGGTGCGTAATCCTGGCAGTTTTCCTAATCCAGAAGATGTCGCCAATTACCCAGAGGATGGTAAGTGGGAATTTGTGAGCACAATAGATCCAGTGGGCGGCGGGCCTTTAAATTTCCCTGCCAGCTCTTACCATGATGCACAGACTGGAGGGGCCTTTGTTCCTCGGGCGGACTACACGCAAATCCGACCAAACAACGTAGGAAAGGACACCAGCTCTATTTACATTAACGACCTAATTTCTGCGATGGATGATAGGCTATATATTAATTTGGGATATCGCGTGCAGAAAGACAAGGATGTGCGAAGCAGTAATGTTAGGGAAGCTGATGGCGATCCGATCACATTAGGAGCTCTATATCATCTCAATGATGAAAGGTCGGTTAGTATATATGCTAATGGAAACGCGACGTTTCAGCCGGTTTATACTGTCAGCGACGACGGTTACGACCTACCTCCTATTACGGGTGATCAATTCGAATTCGGGGTAAAAGTCGACCTAGGAGCACAAGCAGGAAAGCGCCCAGGATTGCTTACTGGAAACCTAACTTATTTCGAATTGGAAATGGTAAATTTGCCAGTGAATATTTCCGAGGATGAGACTCAGAATATATACAGACCAAGTGGGGTTGGCAGAACATCCGAAGGAATGGAGCTTTCGTTCTCGTCCAATCCTTCCAGAGGCCTCCGAATTTTCGGTAGTATGGCCTATTTGTTCGACTCCGAAAATCCAGCATTAGTGCGTCGGGGTAGTGACGAAGCAACTGTCAACTCAATCTCAGGCGGTAAACTATGGCCCGAAAATGTCTCCCAGTTTGTAGTCAACGCTCTAGCTCGGTATCAGGTGCTTGAAGGAGGAATGAAAGGCTCCTTCGTTTCACTCGGGTTGAGATATAATTCAAAGCGGAATAGCGAAGTTGATTTTGGAGGAGGTCTAACAAGGGCATTGCCCTATTTGTATAACGTTCCATCGGAGACGAAGCTTAACCTTGGCCTAGGGAAAGAGTTCGAGAGAGAGCGAAGCACTTGGAGAGTGGCATTGTTCGTAGATAACCTTACTGATGTCTTATCCACGGGTCGCTCAATTAATTTCAAAAGCAGCTTTGACCCAGGCCGAACTATTAGACTCCAATTTAAAAATAATTTCTAA
- a CDS encoding substrate-binding domain-containing protein, whose amino-acid sequence MSSEFEIPHRVSLASQTSAFLREGIRRGIWEKWLPSERELCEELQVSRFTLRAALKELAREGITKAVAQRGTKILLSNITRRKRRNLSVGIMTPDPLTDVRPYFGLWIGKLRELLLINEIQFDVFEGHHLYEGSIEKRLERFQSQSPHDCWILHRTTKPIQQWFLDNRIPCVVAGTPAASIDLPFVDTDYQSISQHALGYFYGKGHREIAYVYDDGMTGGGSICVKTIERGLSHFSSGSMSTSTFDLGSSLKKCHRILDLILNMSNPPTALLIGSSLKCIATMSHLQDRGYKIPDDISIICRDNDSFLNYYSPIPSRYTIDPTKFAKRIFNATMKVVNREVIVKRGDLMIPEFIEGQSVTLRE is encoded by the coding sequence ATGAGTTCAGAATTCGAGATTCCGCATAGAGTATCGCTTGCCAGTCAAACGAGCGCTTTTCTTCGAGAAGGAATTCGCAGAGGTATATGGGAAAAATGGCTACCCTCTGAACGGGAACTTTGCGAGGAACTCCAAGTAAGTCGATTTACGTTGAGGGCAGCACTCAAAGAGCTTGCCCGCGAAGGCATAACCAAAGCGGTAGCGCAGAGGGGAACAAAGATCTTGCTCAGCAATATCACAAGAAGGAAACGACGCAATCTTTCAGTGGGCATCATGACGCCGGACCCCTTGACCGATGTCCGACCGTATTTCGGCCTGTGGATTGGCAAACTCCGCGAGCTGCTACTCATAAACGAAATACAGTTTGACGTATTCGAAGGGCATCACCTGTACGAAGGAAGCATAGAAAAACGACTGGAGAGATTCCAATCTCAGTCTCCTCATGATTGCTGGATTCTGCATCGAACAACCAAACCCATCCAGCAATGGTTTTTAGACAATAGGATTCCGTGCGTCGTTGCTGGTACTCCCGCTGCTAGCATTGATCTTCCATTTGTTGATACCGACTACCAATCGATAAGTCAGCACGCTTTAGGCTACTTCTACGGAAAAGGCCATCGGGAAATAGCATACGTTTATGACGACGGAATGACGGGAGGGGGAAGTATATGCGTTAAGACTATAGAACGGGGTCTTTCACACTTTTCAAGTGGGTCAATGAGCACCTCTACCTTCGATCTCGGTTCTAGTTTGAAAAAATGCCATCGAATTTTGGACCTTATTCTTAATATGTCCAATCCTCCAACCGCACTGCTAATCGGGAGCTCTCTTAAATGCATTGCAACAATGTCTCACCTGCAAGATCGCGGTTACAAAATACCAGATGATATTTCCATTATATGTAGAGACAATGACTCCTTCCTCAATTATTATTCGCCGATTCCAAGCCGATATACAATCGATCCAACTAAGTTCGCAAAACGAATTTTCAACGCAACTATGAAAGTTGTGAATAGAGAAGTCATCGTTAAGAGAGGCGATCTCATGATACCTGAATTTATAGAAGGTCAATCGGTAACCCTCAGAGAGTAA